A genomic region of uncultured Paludibaculum sp. contains the following coding sequences:
- a CDS encoding GHMP kinase: MLIERCAYARAGLIGNPSDGYYGKTIAVIVRNYQARVTMYEAPRISIRGGHRDRLEYGSFSEFLDDVHQNGYYGGVRLIKAAIKKFNDWCAAKDIRLERTFAIEYDTNIPVRVGLAGSSAIVTATIRALMAYFHVEIPKPVLPSLILSVELEELGIGAGLQDRVIQVYENVVFMDFDKALMERDGHGLYEPLNPASLPPLFVAYHDNLAEGTELTHNDLRSRFNRGEQAVLDAIRHWADLAERSRVLLLEGKGMEVGPLMNEAFDLRASLIRISPGNMELIRRGRDLGAFTQFCGSGGAIIGCYDGDPARLRRLRISYAEMGAELIVPQIQAQSKTNAEAAGSLRS, from the coding sequence ATGTTGATCGAACGCTGCGCCTACGCGCGGGCCGGCCTGATTGGGAATCCTTCGGACGGCTACTATGGCAAAACCATCGCCGTCATCGTCAGGAACTATCAGGCGCGGGTCACCATGTATGAAGCCCCCCGCATTTCCATCCGCGGCGGGCATCGCGACCGCCTGGAATATGGCAGCTTTTCGGAGTTTCTGGATGATGTCCACCAGAATGGCTACTATGGCGGCGTCCGGCTCATCAAGGCCGCCATCAAAAAGTTCAACGATTGGTGCGCCGCCAAGGACATCCGCCTGGAGCGCACCTTCGCCATCGAGTACGACACCAACATACCCGTGCGCGTCGGTCTCGCTGGTTCCAGTGCCATCGTCACGGCGACCATCCGGGCCTTAATGGCCTACTTCCACGTAGAAATTCCCAAACCGGTCCTACCCAGCCTCATCCTCAGCGTCGAACTGGAGGAACTCGGCATCGGCGCCGGGCTGCAGGACCGCGTAATCCAAGTCTATGAAAATGTTGTCTTTATGGACTTCGATAAGGCTTTGATGGAACGCGACGGGCATGGTCTGTACGAGCCCCTGAACCCCGCCTCTCTCCCCCCACTATTTGTGGCCTATCACGACAACCTCGCCGAGGGCACCGAACTAACCCATAACGACTTACGCAGCCGCTTCAACCGTGGGGAACAGGCCGTGCTGGACGCCATCCGCCACTGGGCCGATCTGGCTGAGCGGTCGCGGGTGCTATTGCTGGAAGGCAAGGGCATGGAAGTGGGCCCTCTGATGAACGAGGCCTTCGATCTGCGCGCCAGCCTCATCCGCATCAGTCCCGGCAACATGGAACTCATCCGCCGAGGCCGCGACTTGGGTGCATTCACCCAGTTTTGCGGCTCCGGCGGCGCCATCATCGGGTGCTACGACGGCGATCCGGCCCGCTTGCGGCGGCTCCGCATCTCGTACGCGGAGATGGGCGCCGAACTCATCGTGCCCCAGATTCAGGCTCAATCGAAGACCAACGCCGAGGCTGCCGGGAGCTTGCGCTCATGA
- a CDS encoding nuclear transport factor 2 family protein — translation MRLLVLCLLAASSLLRAQDEVATTLQKQAEAWNRGALEEFMTTYMDSPDITFTGRAGVTHGYKPVLERYRKNYGTPEAMGTLRYSELEVRSLGPESALVLGRFDLTRTQAGGGNASGHFTLVFRKTAKGWKIIHDHTS, via the coding sequence ATGCGGCTTCTTGTTCTCTGTCTCCTGGCTGCGTCTTCCCTGCTCCGCGCGCAGGACGAAGTCGCCACCACTCTCCAGAAACAGGCCGAGGCCTGGAATCGCGGCGCTCTTGAGGAGTTCATGACCACTTACATGGACTCCCCCGACATCACCTTCACCGGCCGCGCCGGAGTCACCCACGGCTACAAGCCCGTGCTCGAACGCTACCGCAAGAACTACGGGACGCCCGAGGCCATGGGTACGCTCCGCTACAGCGAACTGGAGGTGCGGTCATTGGGCCCGGAGAGCGCCCTGGTGCTGGGCCGCTTCGACCTCACACGCACTCAGGCGGGCGGAGGCAATGCGTCTGGCCACTTCACCCTCGTCTTCCGCAAGACCGCCAAAGGGTGGAAGATCATTCACGACCACACCAGCTAA
- a CDS encoding SPFH domain-containing protein, protein MALGDQIKSFLKKQFIDVIQWTDQEDGVLAYRYPMQDMEIQNGAQLTVRESQAAMFVNEGRCADIFSPGLYTLNTRTLPLLTNLQNWDKMFASPFKSDVFYFSTKQQIAQRWGTSQPVTIRDKDFGAIRLRGFGVYSWHIDNPKLFLTKVSGFGEVYRVGEVEPQLRQTIVGRMSDAFAESQIPFLDMAANLVEVGDRIKASITPVFAELGIAIDQFVVENLSLPEELQKFLDTRVGMNMIGNMQQYTQFQAANSLPIAAANEGGGLAGLGVGLGAGVGLGQVFSQAMNPQAQQPPQAPPPAAPQAVPPVVPVAPVAAAAPDTKFCSECGQKIPRASKFCPECGKPQQ, encoded by the coding sequence ATGGCCCTTGGTGATCAGATCAAATCCTTTCTCAAGAAACAGTTCATTGACGTAATCCAGTGGACAGACCAGGAAGATGGCGTCCTTGCGTACCGGTATCCCATGCAGGACATGGAAATCCAGAATGGTGCGCAGCTTACGGTGCGTGAATCGCAGGCGGCAATGTTCGTCAACGAAGGCCGTTGCGCGGACATCTTCAGCCCGGGTCTGTACACGCTGAACACCCGCACACTGCCGCTGTTGACGAACCTCCAGAACTGGGACAAGATGTTCGCCTCCCCGTTCAAGAGCGACGTCTTCTACTTCTCGACGAAGCAGCAGATTGCGCAGCGGTGGGGCACTTCCCAGCCGGTTACGATTCGCGACAAAGACTTCGGCGCCATCCGCCTGCGCGGTTTCGGCGTTTATTCGTGGCACATCGACAATCCCAAGCTGTTCCTGACAAAGGTGAGCGGCTTCGGTGAAGTCTACAGGGTGGGCGAAGTGGAGCCGCAACTGCGGCAGACGATTGTCGGCCGCATGTCGGATGCCTTCGCCGAGAGCCAGATCCCGTTCCTGGATATGGCCGCGAACCTGGTGGAAGTGGGCGACCGGATCAAAGCGTCGATCACGCCCGTGTTCGCCGAGTTGGGTATCGCCATCGATCAGTTCGTGGTGGAAAACCTCTCGCTGCCGGAAGAGCTGCAGAAGTTCCTCGACACGCGTGTGGGCATGAACATGATCGGGAATATGCAGCAGTACACGCAATTCCAGGCTGCGAACTCGCTGCCCATCGCGGCCGCGAACGAGGGCGGCGGTCTGGCTGGACTTGGTGTTGGCTTGGGTGCCGGTGTCGGTCTGGGCCAGGTGTTCTCGCAGGCGATGAATCCGCAGGCGCAGCAGCCCCCACAGGCTCCGCCTCCTGCCGCTCCGCAGGCCGTTCCCCCGGTTGTTCCGGTGGCGCCGGTTGCCGCGGCCGCGCCGGATACCAAGTTCTGCTCCGAATGCGGGCAGAAGATTCCGCGCGCGTCGAAGTTCTGCCCGGAGTGCGGCAAGCCTCAGCAGTAA
- a CDS encoding polyamine aminopropyltransferase, whose protein sequence is MALVLFLSVFLIAACGLIYELIAGTLASYLLGDSVLQFSTIIGSYLFAMGIGSWLSRFIDRALVSRFITIELMVGLLGGFSSTILFLSFTYTTGFRFLLYALVIGIGILVGLEIPLLMRILRERFRFKELVANVLTFDYMGALGASLLFPLFLVPKMGMVRSAVLFGLVNAGVALWSTFLFKEQLPSPLLQRAACALVVLVLGGGMAAADRITDTADAALYADDVIFAKTTPYQRMVLTKWKQDYRLYLNSHLQFSSRDEYRYHECLVHPGLASIPGAKHALVLGGGDGLAVREMLKYPGLESITLVDLDPEMTKQFSTHPLLLKLNGGSFKNPKVHIVNADAFPWLEQNDALYDFIAVDFPDPNNYSLGKLYTTAFYRLLKHHLSQNGVAVVQSTSPMFARQSFWCINETMKSAGFAVHAYHVYVPSFGEWGYVIGAQGDWRPPTQLPAGLKFLTLKNVATLFDFPPDLAPVPVEPNRLNDQSLVRYYDREWREIVR, encoded by the coding sequence ATGGCGCTGGTCCTCTTTCTTTCCGTCTTTCTGATTGCCGCGTGCGGTCTCATCTATGAGTTGATCGCGGGCACGCTGGCCAGCTATCTGCTGGGCGACAGCGTGCTGCAGTTCAGCACAATCATCGGCAGCTACCTGTTCGCGATGGGCATTGGGAGCTGGCTCTCCCGATTCATCGACCGTGCGCTGGTGTCGCGCTTCATTACCATTGAGCTGATGGTGGGGCTGCTGGGCGGCTTCTCCTCGACTATTCTTTTTCTCTCCTTCACCTATACGACCGGCTTCCGGTTTCTGCTCTACGCACTGGTGATTGGCATCGGGATCCTGGTGGGCCTGGAGATCCCCCTGCTGATGCGCATCCTCCGCGAACGCTTCCGCTTCAAGGAGCTTGTGGCGAACGTCCTCACCTTCGACTACATGGGGGCCTTGGGCGCGTCCTTGCTGTTCCCGCTGTTTCTGGTGCCCAAGATGGGCATGGTGCGTAGCGCGGTTCTATTCGGTCTGGTGAATGCGGGCGTCGCGCTGTGGTCTACGTTCCTGTTCAAGGAGCAACTGCCGTCCCCTTTGCTGCAGCGGGCCGCCTGCGCGCTGGTGGTGCTGGTGCTGGGCGGCGGGATGGCCGCGGCGGACCGCATCACCGATACGGCCGATGCGGCACTCTACGCCGACGACGTCATCTTCGCCAAGACCACGCCGTACCAGCGCATGGTCCTGACGAAGTGGAAGCAGGACTATCGCCTGTATCTCAACTCGCACCTGCAATTCAGCTCGCGCGACGAGTACCGTTATCACGAGTGCCTGGTGCATCCGGGGCTGGCGTCCATTCCCGGCGCGAAGCACGCGCTGGTGCTGGGCGGCGGCGACGGTCTGGCGGTTCGCGAGATGTTGAAGTACCCGGGCCTGGAGTCCATCACGCTGGTGGACCTGGATCCCGAGATGACGAAGCAGTTCTCCACGCACCCGCTACTCTTGAAGCTGAACGGCGGCTCGTTCAAGAACCCCAAGGTTCACATCGTGAACGCGGATGCGTTCCCCTGGCTGGAGCAGAACGACGCGCTGTACGATTTCATTGCCGTCGATTTCCCCGATCCTAACAACTACTCCTTGGGCAAGCTGTACACGACGGCGTTCTACCGGTTGTTGAAGCACCATCTCTCGCAGAACGGCGTGGCCGTGGTGCAATCCACCTCGCCCATGTTCGCGCGGCAGTCCTTCTGGTGCATCAACGAGACCATGAAGTCGGCCGGATTTGCCGTGCATGCGTATCACGTCTACGTGCCGTCGTTCGGCGAATGGGGCTACGTGATTGGGGCGCAGGGCGACTGGCGTCCGCCCACGCAGTTGCCCGCCGGTTTGAAGTTCCTGACCTTGAAGAACGTGGCCACGCTCTTCGATTTCCCTCCGGATCTGGCGCCAGTTCCGGTGGAGCCCAACCGGCTGAACGATCAGAGCCTGGTGCGCTACTACGATCGCGAGTGGCGCGAAATCGTGCGATGA
- the tsaD gene encoding tRNA (adenosine(37)-N6)-threonylcarbamoyltransferase complex transferase subunit TsaD, producing MRILGIESSCDETAAAIVTSDGELTASVVASQIDVHGKYGGVVPELASREHLRAIGPVVRGALEQARLGWPDIDAVAVTAGPGLVGSLLVGLTYAKAVCLVRGLPLIGVNHIEGHIHAVLLEARQSGAEVELPALALVASGGHTHLFEVSERMTYRLLGKTRDDAAGEAYDKVAKLLGFGYPGGPVLDKLAPYGDPDGLALPISKMKGNSLDFSFSGLKTAMLRWVQSQDLEGEIVTRRALMKLHHRPSLEQWLAVTPQTTLDAVAAFQRVVIEELLRRVGRAVEETAARAVIISGGVACNAGLRASAQSGRLLCPVYFPAVSLSTDNAAMIAAAAVPRFLRGEFDDLTLKAQANLALA from the coding sequence TTGCGAATCCTTGGAATCGAAAGTTCGTGTGATGAGACGGCCGCGGCCATTGTAACCTCCGATGGAGAGCTGACTGCGAGCGTGGTTGCGTCGCAGATTGACGTGCACGGCAAGTACGGAGGAGTGGTGCCGGAACTCGCTTCCCGCGAGCATTTGCGAGCCATCGGGCCCGTGGTGCGGGGCGCGCTGGAGCAGGCCCGGTTGGGCTGGCCGGACATCGACGCGGTGGCTGTGACGGCGGGTCCGGGCCTGGTGGGCTCGTTGCTGGTGGGGCTCACGTACGCCAAGGCCGTGTGCCTGGTGCGCGGACTGCCGCTGATCGGTGTGAATCACATCGAAGGCCATATCCATGCCGTTCTGCTGGAGGCGCGGCAGAGCGGAGCGGAGGTGGAACTGCCGGCCCTGGCGCTGGTGGCCAGCGGGGGGCATACGCACCTTTTCGAAGTGAGCGAGCGGATGACCTACCGGTTGCTGGGCAAGACCCGCGACGATGCGGCGGGTGAGGCCTATGACAAAGTGGCGAAACTGCTGGGTTTCGGGTACCCGGGTGGGCCGGTGCTGGATAAACTGGCCCCGTATGGGGATCCGGACGGGTTGGCGCTACCCATTTCAAAGATGAAGGGAAATTCACTGGACTTCAGTTTCAGCGGGTTGAAAACGGCGATGTTGCGTTGGGTGCAATCCCAGGATTTGGAAGGCGAGATTGTGACGCGGCGCGCATTGATGAAGCTTCATCACCGTCCGAGTCTGGAGCAGTGGCTGGCCGTGACACCGCAAACGACCCTGGATGCGGTGGCGGCGTTTCAGAGAGTCGTGATCGAGGAACTACTGCGCAGGGTAGGGCGAGCGGTGGAAGAAACGGCGGCACGGGCGGTGATCATCTCCGGCGGAGTGGCGTGCAATGCCGGGTTGAGGGCATCGGCTCAATCGGGGCGGTTGCTTTGCCCTGTGTACTTTCCGGCCGTCTCTTTGTCGACAGACAATGCGGCCATGATTGCAGCGGCGGCTGTGCCGCGATTCCTACGTGGTGAGTTCGATGATCTGACACTGAAGGCGCAGGCGAATCTGGCTCTGGCGTAG
- a CDS encoding DUF350 domain-containing protein: MGIEFHLSSFVNALIYAVVGVVILVASFVTWDKITPYDLWKEIVEKQNTALAIFAGLMALGIAIIVASAVH, translated from the coding sequence ATGGGCATTGAATTCCATCTCAGTTCATTCGTCAACGCGCTCATCTATGCCGTGGTCGGCGTGGTGATTCTGGTGGCGAGCTTTGTCACGTGGGACAAGATTACGCCTTACGATCTCTGGAAGGAGATTGTGGAGAAGCAGAATACGGCGTTGGCGATCTTCGCGGGACTCATGGCGTTGGGGATTGCCATCATCGTCGCGTCGGCGGTCCACTAA
- a CDS encoding iron-containing alcohol dehydrogenase produces the protein MFNFEFYNPTKILFGKGQIASIAKEIPADAKVLITYGGGSIHKNGVYEQVMAALDGRAVLEFGGIEPNPEYDTLMGAVELVRREKVDLILAVGGGSVLDGTKFIAAAAPFVGEPWDILTKGAKVESAVPLASILTLPATGSESNTFAVISRRSTGQKLAFGSVHCYPKFAVLDPETTFSLPARQVANGVVDAFVHTLEQYMTFPVHAELNDRFAESILQTLIDVGPKTLAEPENYDLRATFVWSATLALNGLIGSGVPQDWATHMIGHELTALYGIDHARTLATVVPHLFRVQSSGKREKLVQYAERVWGIRTGSDEERCEAAIRKTEEFFELMGLPTRLSQYPGVKPETPALVAKSLETNGAVKLGERQDITPKTVEEILSRSLAA, from the coding sequence ATGTTCAATTTCGAGTTCTATAACCCCACCAAGATTCTGTTCGGCAAGGGGCAGATTGCCTCCATCGCCAAGGAGATCCCGGCCGACGCCAAGGTTCTGATCACCTATGGAGGCGGCAGCATCCACAAAAACGGGGTGTATGAGCAGGTGATGGCGGCCCTGGACGGGCGCGCCGTGCTGGAGTTTGGCGGGATTGAGCCGAATCCGGAATACGACACCCTGATGGGCGCCGTGGAATTGGTGCGGCGGGAAAAGGTCGATCTGATTCTGGCCGTGGGCGGTGGGTCCGTTTTGGACGGAACGAAATTCATCGCGGCGGCGGCGCCGTTTGTCGGCGAGCCTTGGGACATTCTGACGAAAGGCGCCAAGGTGGAATCGGCCGTGCCGTTGGCCTCCATCCTGACCCTGCCGGCGACCGGTTCGGAATCGAATACGTTTGCGGTGATCAGCCGGCGGTCGACGGGCCAGAAACTCGCCTTTGGGTCGGTGCACTGCTATCCGAAGTTCGCGGTGCTCGACCCCGAAACCACCTTTTCGCTCCCGGCCAGGCAAGTTGCGAATGGTGTCGTGGACGCTTTCGTGCACACGCTGGAGCAGTACATGACGTTTCCGGTGCATGCGGAGCTGAACGACCGTTTCGCGGAATCGATTCTGCAGACGCTGATCGACGTGGGGCCCAAAACGCTGGCCGAGCCGGAGAACTACGACCTGCGGGCCACATTCGTGTGGTCGGCCACGTTGGCTTTGAACGGTCTGATTGGCAGCGGCGTGCCGCAGGATTGGGCGACGCACATGATCGGCCACGAGTTGACGGCATTGTACGGGATAGACCATGCGCGGACTCTCGCGACGGTGGTTCCGCATCTGTTCCGGGTTCAATCCAGCGGGAAGCGCGAGAAGTTGGTCCAGTACGCCGAGCGGGTTTGGGGCATCCGGACCGGCAGCGACGAGGAACGATGCGAGGCGGCGATCCGGAAGACGGAAGAGTTCTTCGAACTGATGGGCTTGCCGACGAGGCTCTCGCAGTATCCGGGCGTGAAGCCGGAGACTCCGGCGCTGGTGGCGAAGAGTCTGGAAACCAACGGCGCGGTGAAGCTGGGGGAGCGGCAGGACATCACACCGAAGACGGTGGAGGAGATTCTCTCGCGCAGTCTGGCCGCATGA
- a CDS encoding RNA polymerase sigma factor: MNPAVPFANVVAASGAPVEALRMTEAGFRELYALHARPLKAYLSRLTGNAALAEDLMQESFYRMMRAEMPEMDEGQRKSYLYRTATNLARDHFRGKKFEPAPLDERIATRAQEGRGASEIQLSADIQKVMNDIKPNERALMWMAYVEGASHREIAAVTGLKEASIRPLLFRVKQKLAGLLRDRGFRQETGR, from the coding sequence ATGAATCCGGCGGTTCCCTTCGCGAACGTGGTCGCGGCCAGTGGCGCGCCGGTGGAGGCGCTACGCATGACCGAGGCGGGGTTCCGCGAGCTCTACGCGTTGCATGCGCGGCCGCTGAAGGCGTATCTTTCGCGGCTCACGGGCAATGCGGCGCTGGCGGAAGACCTGATGCAGGAGTCCTTCTACCGGATGATGCGGGCCGAGATGCCGGAGATGGACGAAGGGCAGCGGAAGAGCTATCTGTACCGGACGGCGACCAACCTGGCGCGGGACCACTTCCGAGGTAAGAAGTTTGAGCCCGCGCCGTTGGACGAGCGCATTGCGACGCGGGCGCAGGAAGGGCGAGGGGCCTCGGAGATCCAGCTTTCGGCCGACATCCAGAAGGTGATGAACGACATCAAGCCGAATGAACGGGCGCTCATGTGGATGGCGTATGTGGAAGGGGCGAGCCACCGCGAGATTGCGGCGGTGACTGGTCTGAAGGAAGCGAGCATCCGGCCGCTGTTATTCCGGGTGAAGCAGAAGCTGGCGGGCCTCTTGCGCGATCGGGGCTTCCGGCAGGAGACTGGACGATGA
- a CDS encoding DUF4178 domain-containing protein has product MSGPSSNCPNCGAPIQFAWSSAVQAACPYCQAVIIRRDVNLEAVGVVADLPPDASAIQLMTEGFFDNKHFTVIGRIRYEWDQGNWNEWHLLFGDQSSGWLSDAQADYAVSFAVPSPVMFPSPLELKKGQVYQLQGAQFMVTHLTKVRYVGFEGELPFRTTDRSEFMTADLRTMDARFATIDYSESPALLFMGRYVDIETLKLTGLREFEGW; this is encoded by the coding sequence ATGAGCGGGCCTTCCTCGAACTGTCCGAACTGCGGCGCGCCCATCCAGTTTGCGTGGTCGAGCGCCGTTCAGGCGGCGTGTCCCTACTGCCAGGCGGTCATCATCCGGCGGGACGTCAATCTGGAGGCGGTGGGCGTCGTGGCCGACCTGCCGCCGGACGCCTCAGCGATTCAGCTCATGACGGAGGGCTTCTTCGACAACAAGCACTTCACCGTGATCGGTCGAATTCGTTATGAGTGGGACCAGGGCAACTGGAACGAGTGGCATCTGTTATTCGGCGACCAGAGCAGCGGCTGGCTGAGCGACGCCCAGGCGGACTACGCCGTGTCGTTCGCGGTGCCGTCGCCCGTCATGTTCCCTTCACCGCTGGAGCTGAAGAAGGGGCAGGTCTACCAACTGCAGGGCGCGCAGTTCATGGTGACGCACCTCACCAAGGTCCGTTATGTCGGATTTGAAGGCGAACTGCCGTTCCGGACTACCGATCGCAGCGAATTCATGACGGCCGACCTGCGGACCATGGACGCACGCTTCGCCACCATCGACTACTCAGAGAGTCCTGCCTTGCTGTTCATGGGCCGGTATGTCGATATTGAGACTCTGAAGTTGACCGGCCTGAGGGAGTTTGAAGGATGGTAA
- a CDS encoding DUF4178 domain-containing protein: MVTPSRVPKPSAINCPNCGGNIELRGFAHTRSAVCVQCCSIIDPTTPDLRILQQFDERMRVRPLIPLGTRGKYRGIPYEVIGFQVRSINSDGVEYSWHEYLLFNPFKGFRYLTQYDGHWNDVLTVHGLPSFKTLGGRKAVGYNNVDYKHFQNAVARTAFVMGEFPWAVRVGETNTVDDYVAAPYMLSSEQTEGEVNWSFGTYILGGEIEQAFQLKTKLPAPRGVYANQPSPYKDKVRSAWRTCLFLSVAWAVLVAYFTFSAANRTIFDERFHFAQAVPGEHSFVTQPFDVPGRGNVEVELSTDLRNNWAYFSLALLREDGTQGFDFGRDVSYYSGRDSDGDWSEGKAKDSVVLPRVPAGRYYLRIEPEMDPQASATAASGMTMNYEVIVKRDVPSTWLFWLALPLLLIPPILTGIRSLAFEAKRWSESDYAPVSSSSDGDDD, encoded by the coding sequence ATGGTAACGCCTTCCCGCGTCCCGAAACCAAGCGCCATCAATTGCCCGAACTGCGGCGGCAATATTGAGCTGCGCGGCTTTGCGCACACGCGTAGCGCGGTTTGCGTCCAGTGCTGCAGCATCATCGATCCGACGACGCCGGACCTGCGGATCCTGCAGCAGTTCGACGAGCGGATGAGGGTGAGGCCGCTGATCCCGCTGGGCACTCGCGGAAAGTATCGCGGCATTCCCTATGAGGTCATCGGCTTCCAGGTCCGTTCGATCAACTCGGACGGAGTCGAGTATTCCTGGCACGAGTACCTGCTGTTCAACCCGTTCAAAGGGTTCCGCTATCTGACGCAATACGACGGGCACTGGAACGATGTCCTGACGGTGCATGGCCTGCCGTCGTTTAAGACCTTGGGTGGGCGGAAAGCCGTCGGCTACAACAACGTCGACTACAAGCACTTTCAGAATGCAGTCGCGCGCACCGCGTTTGTGATGGGTGAGTTCCCGTGGGCCGTGCGTGTGGGTGAGACGAATACGGTGGACGACTATGTGGCGGCGCCGTACATGCTCTCGTCCGAGCAGACGGAAGGCGAAGTCAACTGGTCGTTCGGAACGTACATCCTGGGCGGCGAAATAGAACAGGCGTTCCAACTAAAGACCAAGCTGCCGGCGCCGCGCGGCGTCTACGCGAATCAGCCGTCGCCGTACAAGGACAAGGTCCGGTCCGCCTGGCGCACGTGTCTGTTCCTGAGTGTGGCGTGGGCCGTGTTGGTTGCCTATTTCACTTTCAGTGCCGCCAATCGTACCATCTTCGACGAGCGATTCCACTTCGCGCAGGCCGTTCCCGGGGAACACTCATTCGTGACCCAGCCCTTCGATGTGCCGGGCAGAGGCAACGTCGAGGTGGAACTGAGTACCGATCTGCGGAACAACTGGGCCTACTTCAGCCTGGCGCTGCTGCGCGAGGACGGAACGCAAGGCTTCGATTTCGGCCGCGACGTGAGCTACTACAGCGGCCGGGACAGTGACGGCGACTGGTCAGAAGGCAAGGCCAAGGATAGCGTGGTGCTGCCGCGCGTGCCGGCCGGCCGGTACTACCTGCGCATCGAGCCGGAGATGGATCCGCAGGCTTCGGCCACCGCGGCCTCCGGCATGACGATGAACTATGAAGTGATCGTGAAGCGGGACGTGCCTTCCACCTGGCTCTTCTGGCTGGCTCTGCCGTTGCTACTGATCCCGCCGATTCTGACCGGCATCCGGTCGCTCGCGTTCGAGGCCAAGCGCTGGTCGGAGAGCGACTATGCGCCCGTATCATCGAGTAGCGATGGAGACGACGACTGA
- a CDS encoding S-adenosylmethionine decarboxylase produces the protein MTSGCEWVVDAAGCDPATLASLPALEALFEDMVAGLRLHPVAPTVWHQFPGLSPASPGGITGMSLLAESHLTVHTFPEHGVLSLNLFCCRPRENWAFEDELTRRFEAHRVNVRKLERTLS, from the coding sequence ATGACTTCCGGCTGTGAATGGGTGGTCGATGCCGCAGGCTGCGATCCGGCCACCCTGGCCTCTCTGCCGGCACTCGAGGCCCTATTCGAGGATATGGTCGCCGGTCTACGACTACATCCTGTCGCACCTACCGTGTGGCATCAGTTTCCCGGGCTGTCTCCAGCGAGTCCTGGCGGCATCACGGGCATGTCTCTATTGGCCGAATCCCACCTGACCGTCCATACCTTTCCCGAGCATGGCGTCCTCTCACTGAACCTGTTTTGCTGCAGGCCTCGCGAGAACTGGGCCTTTGAAGACGAGCTGACACGGCGATTCGAGGCCCATCGCGTCAATGTGCGAAAGCTGGAAAGGACGTTGTCATGA
- the queA gene encoding tRNA preQ1(34) S-adenosylmethionine ribosyltransferase-isomerase QueA, which produces MHVNLRRNHARSQLSIGGYNGRGRLITRTFDSKDSQNGSPNGYIIRSELYSFFCSAFMQLSEFDYQLPDELVAQEPLADRSSARMLIVDRETGSFQDASFHDLPKHLGAGDCLILNDTRVFPSRVFGKKIGYDRQVELFLLRPESPDRLTWSALARPGRHLHIGTRVYITPRLFAEILETRERGERLLKFTCNGNIDSELESVGHVPLPPYIHRPDQPADRDRYQTVFAEKPGSVAAPTAGLHFTPEVLDACRAAGADIAKVTLHVGLGTFQPLSNEEVSENKLHTERYQIDEANAELIARAKRRIAVGTTSVRTIETASRNGGFHAQTGETDIFLYPGCDFRGVDAMITNFHLPKSSLLLLVSAFGRKDLILAAYRYAVEQRYRFFSYGDCMLIL; this is translated from the coding sequence GTGCACGTCAATCTGCGACGCAACCACGCTCGCAGTCAGCTCTCCATCGGAGGTTACAATGGCCGCGGCCGTCTCATCACACGAACTTTCGATTCCAAGGATTCGCAAAATGGTTCCCCGAATGGGTATATTATTCGCAGCGAGCTTTATTCGTTTTTTTGCTCGGCTTTTATGCAGTTATCTGAATTCGACTACCAATTGCCCGACGAACTCGTTGCTCAAGAGCCGCTTGCCGACCGCTCGTCTGCCCGAATGCTCATCGTCGACCGGGAAACAGGATCCTTTCAGGATGCTTCATTCCACGATCTCCCCAAGCACCTTGGCGCCGGCGACTGCCTGATTCTCAATGATACGCGTGTTTTCCCTTCCCGCGTCTTCGGCAAGAAGATCGGCTACGACCGTCAGGTGGAACTCTTCCTGCTTCGTCCGGAGTCCCCCGACCGCCTCACTTGGTCCGCGCTCGCCCGTCCCGGCCGGCACCTCCACATCGGCACCCGCGTCTACATCACGCCCCGTCTGTTCGCCGAGATCCTGGAGACCCGGGAACGTGGGGAACGCCTGCTGAAGTTTACCTGCAACGGCAACATCGACTCCGAGCTCGAGTCCGTCGGCCACGTTCCGCTGCCGCCTTATATTCACCGCCCGGACCAGCCGGCCGACCGCGATCGCTACCAGACCGTTTTCGCCGAAAAACCCGGTTCCGTGGCCGCCCCCACAGCTGGACTCCACTTCACGCCCGAGGTCCTGGACGCCTGCCGCGCCGCCGGCGCCGACATCGCTAAGGTCACGCTTCACGTCGGCCTCGGCACGTTCCAGCCCCTCTCCAACGAGGAAGTCTCTGAAAACAAACTGCATACTGAGCGCTACCAGATCGACGAGGCCAATGCCGAACTCATCGCCCGGGCAAAGCGCCGCATCGCGGTCGGCACCACATCGGTCCGTACTATCGAAACCGCCAGCCGCAACGGCGGCTTCCACGCCCAGACAGGGGAAACCGACATCTTTCTCTACCCGGGCTGCGACTTCCGCGGCGTGGACGCGATGATCACCAACTTCCACTTGCCCAAATCAAGCCTCCTCCTGCTCGTCTCCGCGTTCGGGAGGAAGGATCTGATCCTGGCCGCTTACCGCTACGCCGTCGAGCAGCGTTACCGCTTCTTCTCCTACGGCGACTGCATGCTGATACTCTAG